In Fervidobacterium thailandense, one DNA window encodes the following:
- a CDS encoding AAA family ATPase: MENVKRVIKGKDEQIKLVLSVLYAGGHVLLEDVPGVGKTILARALAISTGLDFKRVQFTPDLLPSDLTGLYIFDRKDETFKFRPGPIFTDILLADEINRATPRTQSALLEAMAEGQVTVDGVTHKLSENFFVIATQNPIEYEGTFPLPEAQLDRFTAKISLGYPDKDSELEILTTQKIKHPIEDLRPVGTVEELNHEKRKVRQVKVSDDVKRYIVDIVNATRSHESLAFGSSPRGAIALMHMSMAWAYIDGRDYVLPDDVKAVAPYVLIHRVVQTTESKILRESKEDIIKDILDKVPVVVSR, from the coding sequence ATGGAGAACGTTAAGCGGGTTATAAAAGGAAAAGATGAACAAATTAAACTCGTTCTATCGGTTCTCTACGCCGGTGGGCACGTGCTCCTTGAAGACGTTCCAGGTGTAGGAAAGACGATTCTGGCACGTGCATTGGCTATCTCGACGGGTCTTGATTTCAAGCGCGTACAGTTTACTCCCGATTTGCTACCGTCCGACCTTACTGGATTGTACATTTTCGATAGAAAGGACGAAACATTTAAGTTCCGCCCGGGTCCGATATTCACGGATATTTTACTTGCCGATGAGATAAACCGTGCAACTCCAAGGACACAATCGGCCCTTCTTGAAGCTATGGCTGAAGGTCAGGTGACTGTGGACGGTGTCACACACAAGCTATCGGAAAACTTCTTCGTTATCGCGACGCAAAATCCGATAGAGTACGAGGGCACATTTCCACTTCCGGAAGCACAGTTGGATCGTTTCACGGCCAAGATATCTTTGGGTTATCCTGACAAGGATAGTGAACTGGAAATTCTGACGACGCAAAAGATTAAGCATCCCATAGAGGATCTCCGACCGGTTGGAACGGTTGAGGAACTGAATCATGAAAAGAGAAAGGTTCGCCAGGTGAAGGTTAGCGATGATGTGAAACGTTACATCGTGGATATCGTCAACGCGACGAGAAGTCACGAATCGCTCGCTTTCGGTTCAAGCCCGCGTGGTGCCATCGCGTTAATGCACATGAGTATGGCCTGGGCGTACATAGACGGACGTGATTACGTTCTTCCGGACGACGTCAAAGCTGTTGCACCGTACGTTTTAATCCACCGTGTAGTACAAACCACCGAATCGAAAATACTGAGAGAGAGCAAAGAGGATATAATTAAGGATATTTTGGACAAGGTTCCAGTTGTGGTCTCACGATGA
- a CDS encoding superoxide dismutase: MFKLPEMGYGYETLEPYIDARTMDVHYNGHHAAYVKNLNAAIEKYPEFAEKPLVWLLQNLDKLPEDIRTTVRNNGGGHYNHTFWWPQLKKNDGALPDGLLKEYIERDFHDFENFKQVFKQVALSRFGSGWAWAIYEQGKIIVYSTPNQDNPIMEGHLPFLGLDVWEHAYYLKYQNRRDLYIDNFWNVVNWDVVESRFLRVLEGKQPLEI; the protein is encoded by the coding sequence ATGTTCAAACTGCCCGAGATGGGTTACGGATATGAAACTCTCGAACCGTACATCGACGCTCGAACTATGGACGTGCACTACAACGGTCACCATGCAGCGTACGTGAAGAATTTGAACGCAGCCATCGAGAAATATCCTGAATTTGCTGAAAAACCCCTCGTATGGCTACTTCAAAACCTCGACAAGCTCCCGGAGGATATTCGAACAACCGTGCGCAACAACGGTGGAGGGCACTACAACCACACGTTCTGGTGGCCACAGCTTAAGAAAAACGATGGCGCACTCCCGGATGGATTGCTAAAGGAGTACATCGAACGCGATTTTCACGATTTTGAAAATTTTAAGCAGGTCTTCAAGCAAGTTGCACTCTCGAGGTTTGGTAGCGGTTGGGCATGGGCTATTTACGAGCAAGGTAAGATAATTGTCTACTCAACACCGAATCAGGACAATCCGATAATGGAAGGTCACCTGCCTTTTCTCGGTCTCGATGTGTGGGAACATGCTTATTATTTGAAGTATCAGAACAGGAGAGATTTGTACATCGATAACTTCTGGAACGTGGTCAATTGGGACGTTGTTGAAAGCAGGTTTTTGAGAGTTTTGGAGGGTAAGCAACCTTTGGAGATTTAA